A single genomic interval of Cucumis sativus cultivar 9930 chromosome 5, Cucumber_9930_V3, whole genome shotgun sequence harbors:
- the LOC101210246 gene encoding LEAF RUST 10 DISEASE-RESISTANCE LOCUS RECEPTOR-LIKE PROTEIN KINASE-like 2.5, producing MSDIKFRFALFFVLSHIVALSLAWNDTRYVHPICTPFECGNLGLIGFPFNNMSLTDCGFYTVKNCSGQPKIQLNRGKELWFDVTTISQANVIHINDQELRKRINARNCTILDDLALPISSLSSLSTDNNLTMYYCTEKPKDALPLFISSFNCPDYYTYLNTSASPNCLTSKSKFVVPVRPVGPNNSVLEFTSNFQLQVTISVSCQGCFHRGGRCSDTQGYFVCEGENTKSRKAKPDIWGIALGSFTTVISIIIIFIIIYNKTKGMSNKNKINEVIGRYSTHTPKRYTHSKLKKITNSFKNKLGQGGFSSVYKGKLPDGREVAVKLLNECTENDEDFMNEVVSITRTSHVNIVKLFGFCYEQGKRALVYEYMSKGSLDKYIFQRGQQKENEQVLDWKMLNSIVMGVARGLEYLHRGCNTRIFHFDIKPHNILLDDDFCPKISDFGLAKQCKARESHVSMTGAKGTAGFMAPEVMYRNFGKVSHKSDVYSFGMLVLEMVGERKRPDELRVGEISEEEYFPDWIYKDLEKSGIDRAHWWGRTEEEQEMARKMIIVGLCCIQTLPEDRPSISDVVEMLEGSVDNLQIPAKPTLFGPPAIFLHPPPSSSSSSL from the exons ATGAGTGATATCAAATTCCGTTTCGCtctgttttttgttctctctCATATAGTGGCACTTTCGTTGGCTTGGAATGATACCAGATACGTTCATCCAATTTGCACGCCCTTCGAATGTGGAAATCTGGGCCTCATAGGATTCCCTTTTAACAATATGTCGCTGACTGATTGTGGATTTTACACAGTTAAAAACTGCTCGGGACAGCCTAAAATCCAGCTCAATCGTGGAAAAGAATTATGGTTTGATGTTACTACCATTTCTCAGGCCAATGTCATCCATATCAATGACCAAGAACTTCGGAAGCGAATAAATGCTCGCAATTGCACTATTCTCGATGATCTAGCTCTTCCAATAtcttctttgtcttctttATCCACAGATAATAATCTTACTATGTATTATTGTACAGAAAAACCTAAAGACGCTTTACCTCTTTTCATCAGTTCATTTAATTGCCCTGATTATTACACATACCTCAACACTAGTGCTTCACCCAACTGTCTCACTTCCAAGTCTAAATTTGTTGTTCCAGTTCGCCCCGTTGGTCCCAATAACTCAGTTCTTGAGTTTACTTCTAATTTCCAACTTCAAGTAACCATATCCGTTTCTTGTCAAGGATGTTTTCATAGAGGAGGCCGATGCTCGGATACCCAAGGATACTTCGTTTGTGAAGGTGAAAACACAAAAAGTAGAAAAG CAAAACCTGATATTTGGGGGATTGCACTAG GGAGCTTTACTACGGTAATatccatcatcatcatcttcatcatcatctacaacaaaacaaaaggcatgtcaaacaaaaacaaaattaatgaagtCATTGGAAGATATTCAACCCACACTCCCAAGCGATACACTCACTCAAAGCTAAAGAAAATCACAAACTCCTTCAAGAACAAGCTTGGCCAAGGAGGATTCAGCTCTGTCTACAAAGGGAAATTACCCGATGGCCGTGAAGTGGCAGTGAAACTACTGAATGAATGCACAGAAAACGATGAAGACTTCATGAATGAAGTCGTTAGCATCACAAGAACTTCACACGTAAACATAGTCAAGCTTTTTGGTTTCTGCTACGAACAGGGAAAAAGAGCATTGGTTTATGAGTACATGTCTAAAGGGTCATTAGATAAGTACATTTTTCAAAGAGggcaacaaaaagaaaatgaacaagTTTTGGATTGGAAAATGTTGAATAGCATAGTTATGGGCGTAGCACGAGGATTAGAGTACCTGCATCGAGGCTGCAACACGaggatttttcattttgacaTCAAACCACACAACATTCTTTTGGACGATGACTTCTGTCCCAAAATCTCGGATTTCGGGCTTGCCAAGCAATGCAAGGCTAGAGAGAGTCACGTGTCGATGACGGGTGCAAAGGGGACTGCGGGATTTATGGCGCCAGAAGTAATGTATAGAAACTTTGGCAAAGTTTCGCATAAGTCTGATGTTTATAGTTTTGGAATGTTGGTTCTTGAGATGGTGGGTGAAAGAAAGAGACCAGATGAATTAAGAGTTGGGGAGATCAGCGAAGAAGAGTACTTCCCGGATTGGATATATAAGGATTTGGAAAAAAGTGGAATAGATAGAGCGCATTGGTGGGGAAGAACGGAGGAAGAACAAGAAATGGCAAGAAAAATGATCATTGTCGGACTGTGTTGTATACAGACGTTGCCGGAGGACAGGCCATCAATAAGCGATGTGGTTGAGATGTTGGAAGGGAGTGTTGATAACTTACAAATTCCGGCCAAGCCGACCTTATTTGGACCTCCTGCTATCTTTCTCCACcctcctccttcttcttcttcttcatccttgTAA
- the LOC101209996 gene encoding uncharacterized protein LOC101209996 has product MSKSKRRNQRQRKKRKLENGRGNSTVDWAALPRDVLVMIFEQLSLVDCISVDNVCKLWSNILSELPNWKMGGFPWLMMSGKKDREMRTCASILENRIWEIELHEAYGAYIWGSFQDWVIMVKDLGCYSLEVSLLNPFSVRKINLPRLWNFYHKMVLSGSPAEENTICAAIHSQNREIAFWVQGSEVWHKYKLEGTPFEDAVFCNGSLFLLCNDSNIFQIEATSIISYFREDECVISISEIKVQFHEVRSLKINSQHVLKYLVESSGDVLLVCRYFSEKPDAVLETINFEIYSLDLSQMSWEKIVCLDDRILFLGKCCSRSLSSTDLGILISNRIYFSNDDMAPWWNEWDSNHLKVVSSRFGLNNSSGKDWGTFHIIRDSSGKFCFHGNRDNWGPIWFTAPLWWYSKNIARKSNRYR; this is encoded by the coding sequence ATGTCGAAGAGTAAAAGGAGGAATCAGAGGCAGAGGAAAAAACGAAAGTTAGAGAATGGAAGGGGAAATTCTACTGTGGATTGGGCAGCGCTCCCGCGGGATGTTCTTGTTATGATCTTTGAGCAGTTGTCCCTTGTGGATTGCATATCAGTCGATAATGTCTGTAAGCTTTGGAGCAATATCCTTTCTGAACTTCCAAATTGGAAGATGGGAGGATTTCCATGGCTTATGATGTCAGGTAAAAAAGATAGAGAGATGAGAACTTGTGCAAGCATTCTGGAGAATCGAATTTGGGAAATAGAGCTTCATGAGGCATATGGAGCTTATATTTGGGGATCTTTCCAGGACTGGGTAATAATGGTGAAGGATCTTGGTTGTTATTCTCTTGAAGTTAGTTTGTTGAACCCTTTCTCTGTAAGGAAGATTAACCTGCCAAGGCTTTGGAACTTCTATCACAAGATGGTTCTTTCAGGTTCTCCTGCTGAGGAAAACACAATTTGTGCAGCCATTCATAGTCAGAATCGTGAAATTGCCTTTTGGGTTCAAGGGTCAGAAGTATGGCACAAGTATAAACTTGAAGGTACACCTTTTGAAGATGCTGTCTTCTGTAATGGaagtctttttcttctctgtAACGACAGTAACATTTTCCAAATTGAAGCAACAAGTATCATCTCGTATTTTAGGGAAGATGAATGTGTTATATCTATTTCTGAGATCAAAGTACAGTTCCACGAAGTTCGAAGCCTAAAAATAAACAGTCAACATGTGTTGAAGTATCTCGTCGAGTCTTCAGGGGATGTTTTGTTGGTCTGTAGGTACTTCAGCGAGAAACCGGATGCTGTACTTGAAACAATCAATTTTGAGATATATTCACTTGATCTTTCTCAGATGTCATGGGAAAAGATCGTGTGTCTGGATGATCGGATTCTTTTTTTAGGTAAATGTTGTTCTAGATCTCTTTCTTCAACTGACCTCGGTATTTTGATCAGTAACCGTATCTATTTCTCCAACGATGATATGGCTCCTTGGTGGAATGAATGGGATTCTAATCATTTGAAAGTAGTATCTTCACGTTTTGGACTCAACAACTCCTCAGGAAAAGATTGGGGAACCTTTCACATAATCAGAGACAGCAgtggaaaattttgtttccatGGTAACCGTGACAATTGGGGCCCCATCTGGTTCACTGCACCTCTATGGTGGTATAGCAAGAACATTGCTAGAAAATCAAATCGATATCGATAA
- the LOC101209750 gene encoding uncharacterized protein LOC101209750 encodes MLGAGVRFGRAKGEDRFYDSSRARKGLLSRQNDRLSTSQQDASATTPSYADKEVVSTRPLDRLVSDEATKPVPVSILSNLERFLQSVTPFVPAQFLSKSALRGWRTCDLETKPYFLLGDLWEAFKEWSAYGAGVPLLLNNSDGVVQYYVPYLSGIQLYGMESSTKTRRWGEESDSDYRDSSSDGSSDSETIRRIKHSREPPHHNDPSITDPLRMDRLSLRDQHLGLHEDCSSDEAESFNSQGRLLFEYLERDLPYLREPLADKISDLASRFPQLKTMRSCDLLPYSWISVAWYPIYRIPTGQTLKDLDACFLTYHSLHTPMRDSQSPPTPFVAYPCKTNGAEKVPLRIFGLASYKFNGSSLWMRNGGVEHQLANALSRAAENWLRDLHVNHPDFLFFSRRDATPY; translated from the exons ATGTTAGGAGCGGGTGTACGGTTTGGTCGTGCCAAGGGAGAGGACCGCTTTTACGATTCATCCAGAGCCAGGAAGGGGCTTCTCAGTCGTCAGAATGATAGGCTATCTACATCTCAACAAGATGCTTCTGCTACTACTCCATCCTATGCGGATAAGGAAGTTGTTTCCACACGCCCCCTTGACCGTTTGGTCTCTGATGAAGCTACTAAACCAGTTCCTGTTTCAATTTTAAGTAATCTGGAGCGGTTCTTGCAGTCGGTTACTCCCTTTGTGCCTGCTCAGTTTCTCtctaag AGTGCGTTGAGAGGTTGGAGGACGTGTGATTTGGAGACAAAGCCTTACTTTTTGCTTGGGGATTTGTGGGAGGCTTTCAAAGAGTGGAGTGCTTATGGTGCAGGAGTGCCTCTTTTATTGAATAACAGTGATGGTGTGGTTCAGTATTATGTCCCGTACTTGTCTGGCATACAATTGTATGGCATGGAATCGTCTACAAAGACAAG GCGATGGGGTGAGGAAAGCGACAGTGACTATAGAGATTCAAGTAGTGATGGTAGTAGTGATTCTGAAACAATTAGAAGAATAAAACACAGTAGAGAACCACCCCACCATAATGATCCGTCTATAACAGATCCTCTTAGAATGGATAGATTGTCTTTGAGGGACCAGCATTTGGGACTTCATGAGGACTGCTCCAGTGACGAGGCTGAATCTTTCAATTCTCAAGGCCGCCTTCTATTTGAGTATCTCGAAAGAGACCTACCGTATTTACGTGAACCTTTGGCTGACAAG ATATCGGATCTTGCTTCTCGCTTCCCACAGTTGAAAACAATGAGAAGCTGTGACCTCCTACCGTACAGTTGGATATCTGTGGCATG GTACCCAATTTACAGGATACCAACTGGGCAAACATTAAAGGATCTTGATGCTTGTTTTCTCACATACCATTCTTTACACACACCAATGAGAG ATTCTCAAAGCCCACCAACACCCTTTGTGGCATATCCTTGTAAGACGAATGGTGCCGAAAAGGTTCCTTTAAGAATTTTTGGACTTGCTTCATACAAGTTTAACGGGTCGTCATTGTGGATGCGAAATGGTGGAGTTGAGCATCAATTGGCAAACGCCCTCTCGCGAGCAGCTGAAAATTGGCTAAGAGATCTTCATGTCAATCACCCTGATTTCCTGTTCTTCAGCCGCCGAGATGCAACACCTTACTGA
- the LOC101216289 gene encoding uncharacterized protein LOC101216289 yields the protein MAVSAIVLATITSLHLIAFVLAVGAERRRSTANIVPDEYDEKTYCVYGTDASTVYGLSAFGLLLISQAVVNGVTRCFCCGKGLISGKTTTVAIFFFVFSWISFIGAEIGLLAGSARNAYHTKYRATFGVEKLSCATLRKGVFAGAAAMTVLSMVGSILYYWMHSKADTGGWEKHQNNEGVGMGTAGVHLHMKQQNAQ from the exons atggCAGTCTCAGCTATTGTTTTGGCCACCATCACTTCTCTTCATCTCATAGCCTTTGTCCTTGCCGTTGGCGCCGAGCGTCGTCGCAGCACC GCTAATATTGTGCCAGATGAGTACGACGAAAAGACTTACTGTGTGTACGGCACCGACGCATCTACGGTGTACGGACTGTCGGCATTCGGTTTGCTTCTCATAAGCCAAGCGGTGGTTAACGGCGTTACTAGATGTTTCTGCTGTGGGAAAGGTTTAATTAGTGGAAAAACCACCACTGttgccattttcttctttgtcttttCTTG GATTAGCTTCATCGGAGCAGAGATCGGACTATTGGCCGGATCGGCTAGGAATGCTTACCACACAAAGTACAGGGCGACGTTTGGGGTGGAAAAACTATCGTGTGCGACTCTCCGGAAAGGGGTGTTTGCCGGCGCAGCCGCGATGACGGTGCTATCGATGGTGGGTTCGATTTTGTACTACTGGATGCATTCGAAAGCCGATACAGGGGGATGGGAGAAGCACCAGAATAACGAAGGTGTGGGCATGGGGACGGCGGGTGTTCATCTTCACATGAAGCAACAGAATGCTCAATAg